The genomic region GTTATCAACGAAACTGAAAGTAAAATATCTTCATATGAATGATGAAGGGTTAAGGTTAGTTTCATCTggtctttattatttttgatgTTATGACAGGCGTAGTTTATGTTATGCTGGGTAGACATTGTAtaatctattattattattattattattattagtagtagtataaATCTGGGTTCATTCTTTAGCCGTTTGGTACAGATTGCCCCTGGAGTCTGTGAGGTTACGGTTTctcaaaacactttgttttttgtgcgACTGATGAAGAATCCATATCAAATGTGATTTGAGTTGCACTGAATGGTTGTGGTGTGAGCTCCCTCCAGTGGATAACATCGTTAAGATTCTCAGTGGAGTGATtggtaattattttacattgaTATGTGTGGCGAGGGGCGCCGTGATGAAAACAGTATAACAGTCAACTTGTCTacttttttactacttttttaACATATCACCATTGAATAATGTTCACTTCACAAGTTACttataaacatgtttgtttcctggcattagttttgttttgggcAACAAATAATAATTCCAGCGAGCCCCCTCTCCCCTCCTCATTTCATGATTTGGGTTGGTCCAGATGTGCGTTCCTCGCTGATGCTAGGGGATGTTAAGAGTCAAGTCTGggtttcaaaaaacaaacagagacagaTAGTAATTAAACTCACAGCAAAGTCCAAATGAAAGaagctgcttgactttcctagTGTTGGTTAGCGTACTTCATTTCACCCTATAACCCAATGTGACATTTTTCAGTATCACATGTAATAACCACATCAATAAAAGTAGTAAAATGTAACAGAAAATGCTTTCAGATATCTAATTAATGATTCACaaaatcaaaaaattatttatctaAGCACAATATTGATCCTTAATTAtctttctgtgtgaagtttaCATGTTATCTCAGTGTTTGTGTAGGTTCTCTCcaggcttcctcccacagtccaaagacatgcacttagtgGGGTCATATATATGGGGCGCCGTTTGTAAACTGAAACATGCCGAAATTAATggcaacatttttcacatttagcTCTAAAtcttacaaaaacatgttttttcgagtcattttttacaacatttagtaaaatatttgtaactttttatatttaaaacagaattttaaatgttaaatctaaatgctaaatgttaaatctaaatgttaaatttaaatgctaaatgttaaatctaaatattatatataaatctaaatgttaaatgttaaatctaaatattatatataaatctaaatgttaaatgttaaatctaaatattatatataaatctaaatgttaaatgttgaaTCTAAATGTTACGGGAAACTAAATATTTAGCTAATATGCAAATTTATTGTACGGGTCAACggaaataccaaaataaaagcttcaagaAAACCTCCCGCGCTAAAGTGTGCTGGTCGTGTTCAAGTTGTGTGTCTGCGCTCCTCTCACGGTCACTTTTCACTGCCATGAGCTGCTTCACCAATTCCCTACCAGCATGTCCAGCGATTTAGCTGAAAACATTGGAAGAGCCGTTTTGTCGGCCATCCAACGATTCAGCGGTAGTGCACCCTCAACCTCACAAACGCCGCAGCACTTGGTAAGTTTATTGTATAGCATTTTGGACGGGTTGATAGCAGTGTTAGCAAAACTAGCAAAGCTAAATTACTTAGCTAGTCCTCAATTATTTCATTTGGTAGGCAGCAGACAGAGATCGAACATCATACaactctatttatttatttggtagGTAACAGTAGTTCTTGATGTAAATGTTTCCTTAGGAATCCAGCAATGCACCTGGACCAAGTAGATCTGCCGTCTCCACTGGGATACCATACCGCTCGGTAGGCCTTCTTACACATATCATTTAGCTGACTGGTTTTGATATACAGTCAGGTTCATAAATATTTTGATACAGACACATTTTCTAATGTTGCTTCTGTACATTACCagaatgaattaaaaatgaaacgACTCCAATGcaattgaagtgcagactttaagTTTTAATTCAATGGGCTGGACGAAATGGttgcataaaaatgtgaggggaaaaaagtattttgtAAACACAATCCTATCATTTCAGAGGCTCTAAAGTAATTagacaaattaaataactgaaaataaaatgatcatttCTATTACTTTATTCAAAACTCTTTGTTGGCaatgacagcctgaagtcttgaaGTTATGGACACCACCAGATGCTGGCATTCCTCCTTACTAAggctctgccaggcctttactgcattggctttcagttgctgtttgtttgtgggccttTCTGTCCTAAATTTAGTCTTCAACAAGTGAAATGTATGCTCAATTGGGTTAAAATCCagtgactgacttggccattcaAGAATATTCTATTTCTTTACTTTAATAAAGTCATGGGGTGCTTGgactgtatgttttgggtcatctTCCATCTTTATTATTAAATGCTACCCAATCATTGTGACTACTTTTAGCTGGACTTAAGCAGACAAGTATGTCTCTGAACACATTCAGCTGCTTCAGTCCTGTGTCACATATTCAGTAAACACTACCagtgccactggcagccatgcatgcccaaaccatcacactgcctctgccatgttttacagatgatgtggtatgctttggatcatgagTCGTTCCATaccttctccatacttttttcttgccatcattctggtagaggttgatcttggttttatctgtccaaagaatgtttttccaAAATTTTGCTGGCTTTTACtagatgatttttttgttttgtttttttgttaagtcCATTCTAGCCTTTCTAATCTTGAGGCTTATGAGTGGCTTGCACCTtgcagtgaaccctctgtattagGGCCGTTCAATATgatgatataaaaacatctatcatTTCATATTATACGCTATCATTTGTTctgtggtgtcgcaaaataaattTTACGtcaatatttttcattgttttgatggtcactgtagtggctatattaatttcttaattttcttttttctgttatgttctCTTTGACCGCATGTTGTCTGTTCACAGTAAAATTTTCAAAATGCAAACACTAAGTCTCAAATCAATTCCAggccttttatctgcttaattggTAATGACATCATCATTTTAATATGGATACCCTAAATTAAAGCTGAGTCTGCACATCATGTTCATGATATAATTATGATTGGAAAATGTTTCAGTAAACgggcaacaaaataaaacttgttAGGGTCCAAATACACATTGACCTAACTGCAGGCCTTTTCTACTCTAATTGAgtgctcaaagcactttatacaacagaTCTCATTTACCCATTCACAGGCACAGAttaatacaagcactttttctgtCCAACATTCGCACACAGTCATACTCAGATAAACCCATTGGGAGCTGTAGATTAGAGCACCTGGGGACTGAATCACCAACTTGACCAACAATCACCAAATGCTAATCTACAAGATACAAAAGGTTCAGTTTTCTGTGTAATGGGTAGACAATAGTAAGATGGTCTGAGTCTATTGTAATGCATAGGTGTCTATCTGTATCTGTGTTTGAATTCATTTCAGGTTCCTCTTCCATCAGTTCCTCAAGCTCATGCTACGCGCTAACATTTTGTGAGAAAAAACAAGACCTGCAAACACTATACAAAAGATGTTGTGTGCTTGCCCTTGTCTTCAGCATCAACGTTTCTCATACCGAGAGGAGATTCAAGAGCAAAACTAGCACAAGATGGCCTTATTGGGAAGATCTCCTTTACATCTGACTGGTCTGAAGCACAACTTAGAGAAGAAATAGCAGCAATCTTCAGAAGAACATTTGCACTGTCAACTGGCCAGACATTCCCTTTTGAGTATTTGAGTACAATTAGAGGATGTAAACGActaatgaaaccaaatgttTCTAGCAGTTTTCTTTGGGGTGGCCAAGAAGCTGGCTCGATTTGTTCCACCACCTGCCTCTATATAATGGCAGGGATACAAAAACCTGCACAGGTAAACATTTTATATTGCAGTGCAGAAATATTTATTGTCTAAAAAGTGAGTCTGTTCCCTTAACATAATTTTATTAATTGTATTAATTAATATTGCACTTTTAGCAGGTGTAAACAGTTTTTAGTGCAGCCATGTGCCTCTGTGTTAGCAGTAATTTGGTGCAGCTGTATTTGATTTTATGTAGAACGTGCTTTCTTTTCCCTCAGGAGGAACCAGACGAGCTTTCTGATAGTGACTTTGAAAGTCCAGTCTGCCGGAGAAGACGAGGTATGTGACGTGAATGAAAACCTAGTGAGGTTCTAAGCTCAATGACCAGTTAGCTTTTGTTACTGCAGTGAGTAGTAATTCCTGGGAGGTTTGTTTGATGAGAGCATCATTAATTTGTCCGATTTTAATGTTTACGGATTATCACAGGTGATTACAGCCAAGGAGGAATATGTGCCCAACTTTCACTTGAACTAATATAAGGATATATAAAGGCTCTGTTAACATTATGAAGCAAGTCATGCTGACCTTCTTTCCTTTGTTCAGTGCATCATGCGTTGCCTACAGCACCAGGTGAAAGTGAGGCCAAGCATCAGGAAACAGAGGGCTGCATTCAGGAGAGTGAAAATGAGGGACAGGCAGAGGGACAGCAGATGTTTCCATATAATGTGGCAGAATTTGTGTAAGCTGTTGTCTAGGGGTTAAAGAAATCCTTCATTCTAGAAGTTGTTTAGGATATTGTTTTGATGCAGGTTTCCAATTTacatgtttgggttttttttgctgaatGACTGCAACTTTAGGATttgcatttattaatttattttttttaatgatgtagTGTGAGAATTTCTTCAAGGCTGACATGTTTTATGATTTCTAATATCTCATGTCTACTTAGCCCTATTTTTCTGGAGGAAGATGAAGCTCTTGAAGAGGCAATTCAGCGTAGCCTCCTAGAAGAGTCTGATAGACAAAGTGAAGTTCATATTTCAAGGTAAGATTTGAAAGTAACCTCTGTTTATTGAATATCTTATTTGCATCTTTACTTGCATCATTTTTTtgaagttacacaattacaaaggTAATTGCTCATTTCTGACTAATTTAATATGGACTATCACAACATAATTATCTGTAACTCTGTGCACTTGAGTCAAATGTATAGCAAATTTCCATTTTTCCCCAAGATCTGTTTGTCATTGTCCCTTTTTTATATAGGTCTTTTAAGAAGCTCAgcaaagaagaaattgaagGTCTTCTTAGAGCTCATAGTGAGAAAGTCATTACACCAGGAACAAGACAACTCCATATCAGTCGAGCCAATGTGTGGTCGACTGCTTTGCGGCAGTTCAAGAGACCCAAGTTTGCAGAAAGCTGTGAGATGCTTTATGTCACATTTGCAAGCGATGAACATGATACAGAGGAAGATGCTGCTGACCTTGGGGGGCCAAGGCGGGAGTTTTTCCGTTtactggtgaaggccatctttCAGGACAGTGGTGCTTTTGAAGGTAATATGATTTCATAGACAAACTAACTTACTTACTCAAGGCCTAAAGGCTTGTTGACGACACTTGTTTTTATAATGTTACAAACGCAACAACCACCTGATCTGAACATTGTTTGACAGAACATTAACAAGTTAATAAATGACTACAGATAATAAATCTGTTATGTTCTGTGTGtctgaaacagtaaaaaaaaaaaaaaaagtaatacatTTTTGTCTGTCAATCTCAAGATATCAGTTGGCGTCTGCACAgaatatactttttttgtgtgttatttttcagCTACACCAAATGGATGCACACTGAAATTTAACATCCTACACTTGCAAAATGGAGTATATCGAACCATTGGCAGGATGTTGTCCACGATAATAGTGCAAGGTGGAGAAGCACCAGCCTTTCTCTCTCCACATGTAAGTAGACTACATTGTGTCAGGAGACATTCTTCAAGTACACCTAACACCGGATGATATAGGTGACCCTGAGTTAAGAGAGAATCTGAAAAAGGTGAATTGCAATATTATAACAAGAATATTGTAATATTTCCTATATTCACAAGTCTTCTGGTCTTcttttataatatataataaatacacTTTTGGTTATTAGAGGCAATTCCATGTATTATATTTTcaatttgtttcctttttgtttaaaaaaaaaaaaaaaaaaattattggtgAAATACAgccaaataaaccaaaacaaaaacgttTCGAGtccaattaaaatgaaacatctGCAGTATTTGTGTACactggtaaaaaacaaacatttaaagtgtttttcttaaatatttaggtTGTAAATGCAACAACTCAACATGATTTGGAGAAAGCAGTCAGCTGCTGCGACTCATGGCGATATCAAGTTGAAGGTCTTCCACTCACAGTCACCATGGCCAATAAAGATCTGTTTGTGAAAAATGCAGCTCTATACCTTGCAGTTCTGCAACGGCAAAGCTGTTTCGATCAGCTAACTGATGGCTTGTCCTACTATGGAGTgagatttatattttttctgtatcaATTAGTCATTATTTTATAATAAACATTTAGAGTGAGctactttttgtatttaaaactgGAATTTAACCATTATTTAAACTTTTCTGTCTAGATTTTATCACTCCTGAGAGAGAACCCCAGTTTGTGTGTTCTGCTTGACCTGTTGGGGGAGGACAAAGATCTGACAGCCAGTTTAATTGCTGGGGTTCTCAGGCCAAGCTATTCTGTCCTTGGGAGCAACAGAAGAGTTAGAGAGGAGCTGATGGTGGTCAAATTTCGGGAATTTCTCCAGTGTGTCGAAAGTAAGCAGAAATTCACATATAATGTAGTCTGGCCATGAAACAATTCAGGACACTAAAGTAAAACttaatttgtctttttatgtcacatgcacacacaaaacaggAATAAAGATGTATGAAAGCTTACAACTGACAAGCAAAGCAAAGACAGAACCTCTGTATTTTTTATAAATACATTAGTCATCATTTAGTTGTTAGCTCAAGCTTTAACTATTTTAGTGTCCCCAGGTTAACGggggtttttctttgtttttagatAAAGAGCTGAGAGACGCACTTGGAGAAAGGACTCTTACCAAGGATGAAGAGGCATTTGTGAAGGCTTTGAGGCCTGGTCACATCTTGGCTTTTGCCACCGGGAGCAGCAAGGTTCCAGCCATAGGTTTTCAACCAGCTCCTAAAATAACATTCGTTCATGATGAAAGCAAACATCTCCCgattgcacacacatgtgcaaatGAGCTTCAGCTTTTTGTGAATGAAACAACAATGGCTGATGATGATGCTTTTCATTACTGCTTCTTAGTAGCACTCATGAATGGAGCTTTATTCAGCACCATCTAAACATGTTccaaaaaagtgaaattaaaatggtGGGTTTGTTAACTCTAATCCTGTTCATTAATTGTAGTTTCAAGTAACTTTGCTTCATACAAGATAGTTGAAATAAATTCTGACTGCATTTAATGTTGAAATGTTATAATTTTCAAAGCTTCAATAGATTTATAAAAATGCTAACTCTGTATTTTCAACAACAAATCAATAAAGTCACTGGTGTAATAcaattaataattttattaagctttttctttttttaaacaaggacATTTCAAAACAGTTTATGCACAGAGTATACTAAACATGCTTTGTAGAACAAGCCAGGATTACTTAGACATCTAACAGCAACATTTATTAAGACTATTGCAACTTTACAATGATTAGCACAATACTGTAGATAATCTTGTGAATTGATTTAAAGACTGACTGTTCCATGTTGATAATTTTCACTGTTATACTGTATTACACTGTTACAGTGTGAATTTGATGGCTTTACTGCAATCTGAATAACTGTTTTTACCCATAAACCAAAAGTGGTTGTAGCCTTCTGAATAGCCTATGAGTCACTATCAGTCATTAACTTTGAGTCCTTATGTGGCAGGAGGTATCACTGCTAGAGGGGCGGGGGCTTCTGCAGTagtacaaaaaacacatttgctgTACAGCATTTAAGAATACTAAGTGTCATCACTCTTTAGAACATCACTGGTATCCTGTGGTTGAGGTCACACATTTACaagtttgttaaaaatataCTGCTGTGTTCGTTGAAACAATGTTTTACCATTATTGTTGTCTTCTTCAAAAGGGTGaatcaggggcgattctaggatcagagctttgggggtgagagctgcccagccaggcaaaataaactttacacATCACGATGAGACTTTTTCCCTgcctctgtcagtccctgcatccttaaatgtctccagttgtcccgagttctctatgactgtctccttggtgcatttaaacccctgttcctctcTGTCCTCGCTGTGTGTTGTCTTCGTCtctgttatcagtcatcataactttaccatctctgtgcaagtctgtaaatttctttattaaatcataagattcttaaattcatcaagtctctctgtgcctggtcctcgtcacaaaacatgacatcactgttttgtacattttaacacaatttaatccccacatttgtgaaagaaaaacaaaacactttttttaaaagtctgtaacaaaaccatcaaatctgatgaaggttatttaaatgctgcaaaagaagaatggatttgaataaaaaaaatacatattctaatcttaattactgggggagaataatgaatgatgctcatagtgagtaagaagtaaactgagtgcatttggacagagattcacttttaatgagtatgtataatataatacagatacataaaaaaaatactcccaaaacagaataagttattacaaataaattattacaaaatattaataaaaaatataaaaatggaggtaactttgcctgtggtagaatgtatacaatgtatgaaaaaatctttactgcagatactaatttgactaatttaataatactaattttgtgttgtaagatttatgggtttcatgctttcatagtggtacttgggagagcttgacattttctcaggtggttcacactgtaaaaagtttgagaaacactgataaggtaagtgcatgtgtgcttttggaaaacatttaaagctgctgtacagaatctttgaaacaagctagcttaaaacagttttagaatatgaacagagcactctgcttctctttacagctcctcactccaccagggcaccatttggcactttctgatagtGTGCAAATGTGGTGCACGTACTGcagcagtcatacagacaactggacggtccaaaagttggcctacctattactggctggggttttagtagagttgtagctgaaccacataaaaatatatcatgaattttaatctccccaatcaattataatgttatgttggaatgttgttaaagagggtcaaaaatgttacaacccagtttgttttgtagattctgtatagcagctttaatatagggagaacacaacttccagactgtatgagtaaaatcaggttttttctcttcgtcagtttaatagtttctgttttgcctgtcactgttccctgtctgttttcttacctggttcttcctgaccttgtactttctcctcacgttcccctctttcctctctccctctttggactgacaatcatacacaaatagattgtattcaattagatgaaaaaattacattaatatgaaaaaaatactattaagatcactaatgaaaagtcctctctcagtgtactttcaaccaaaaggcaaataaccaaaccacatgaacatctaataaaagatataaatattgaaacactgatccaacattatcctttattgatggatcatttgttcttacacttttacctgaatgtggctcctttttttgagaaaaacttccttatatccattatgaacctggctgtctctgtacacaaacacacacacatacaacaggagttataaggttaatgggcattcagtcagttagctagttagtatccatttcaaacaggacagtggtaacatcagtaggctacggacaattttaagttttagattttaaataggctgtatacatttcagtgggagcaacaggacggtcaaatgtcgctgattttactacagagcaggacaaACTGTggggtagcaaacatcgtcggaaaacacgttttcaacactgcaggttacctgggtgtaaggtttttcagttaaaaagaaacatggctcctacctaactatatacagagtaactgaaggttaaatgcagctaatatgtcctgttttatgCCAGGCACTTACACCTCCGCTCTGCTGTGTCTCAGCCACCATCGCTCTGGCAGCAAGGGTGCTAGAGCCAGAAAAGGGGAGagccgagctggaacaaaccatttttttggggggggaatCTATACTTGTTGTTGAAATGTtacgtctcaaccaagtactgtatgctttttatatttttagtagtgtgtcacaaaaacagcaaatattgtcaaaaaaaagtaagaaatctttgggggtgctttgattcattttgattcaaaatgggctaaaatcgcccctgggGTGAATGCTTGTATATAGCTCTTGCAAATCGCTGTCATTTAATGGGACAAACCTACTTTGAGAGTTTGACAAGGAGGGTATGGAGACCTCTGCTGTAGAAAGTTCTGGGTTGtgacaatgaaacacatgagtTCTGCAGGCAAAAAGCTGGATGGGAGTTCTATTACCTTCAGTGGAAATAGAGTGATTGTTATATCCAGCTTTGAATTCCTTCAAAGTGCGGTTGATTCGTGGTAGAAACACATAATGAAGGCAAAATAGGTCTGTTGCATTTTCTAAGTCTAGGATACCAAGTGATTCCAATTCATAAAATATAGGTGCATAAATGCGGCTACAGTTATTGTTTAAGTCTCGGTTGAAACGCTCAATCCTCTGGTTGTGCACAGAACTTCCAATTAAGACAGAGCTTTCACCCCTGCTTGCTCGCATGTCCTCCCAAATCTGAGCGTTCTCTCCTCCATGATCAGTCCTGATATGCAGGGGTCTGTCAAATTGTCCAATAGCTGCAGTAAAGAGAGCTTTCACAGTCTCAGCTCGATTATTGCTGGAGCACTGAAGAAACATCAACATCCTGCTGTATCCATCTATTGCACCATGAACAACAAACTTCCAACGAATCAGCTTGTGATTTCCATCTATGTGCCATATGAAATTTGGATGAGGCACAGAATATACTCACCGAGCAACTGCAGTTCTTCTCCTGGATAGAACACCAGCCGAGTCCACCCTCCGCAGTGACTCTCTTACACGCCATCTTTGAACCACTATGTTTTTGGAACGCAGATGACCCATCAGCATCACTTCTCCAACATTTGGATGTTCAGTTTTTATCTGGGACACTATCTTATCTAACTC from Pelmatolapia mariae isolate MD_Pm_ZW linkage group LG22, Pm_UMD_F_2, whole genome shotgun sequence harbors:
- the LOC134632498 gene encoding G2/M phase-specific E3 ubiquitin-protein ligase-like, whose protein sequence is MKPNVSSSFLWGGQEAGSICSTTCLYIMAGIQKPAQEEPDELSDSDFESPVCRRRRVHHALPTAPGESEAKHQETEGCIQESENEGQAEGQQMFPYNVAEFVPIFLEEDEALEEAIQRSLLEESDRQSEVHISRSFKKLSKEEIEGLLRAHSEKVITPGTRQLHISRANVWSTALRQFKRPKFAESCEMLYVTFASDEHDTEEDAADLGGPRREFFRLLVKAIFQDSGAFEATPNGCTLKFNILHLQNGVYRTIGRMLSTIIVQGGEAPAFLSPHVVNATTQHDLEKAVSCCDSWRYQVEGLPLTVTMANKDLFVKNAALYLAVLQRQSCFDQLTDGLSYYGILSLLRENPSLCVLLDLLGEDKDLTASLIAGVLRPSYSVLGSNRRVREELMVVKFREFLQCVENKELRDALGERTLTKDEEAFVKALRPGHILAFATGSSKVPAIGFQPAPKITFVHDESKHLPIAHTCANELQLFVNETTMADDDAFHYCFLVALMNGALFSTI